A region from the Drosophila bipectinata strain 14024-0381.07 chromosome 3R, DbipHiC1v2, whole genome shotgun sequence genome encodes:
- the LOC108129607 gene encoding aminoacylase-1-like: protein MSTSQWENNEEIKIFREYLRIPTVHPNVDYTACTEFLKRQAESLGLPVDVIYPVNQQNPVVVMKWLGSQPELPSIILNSHTDVVPVFPEKWTHDPFSADLDAEGRIFARGSQDMKCVGTQYLGAVRALKAQGYQPKRTVYLTYVPDEEVGGHLGMRELVKSDYFKKLNVGFSFDEGISSEDESYALYYAERTLWHLRFKISGTAGHGSLLLPNTAGEKLDYVVRKLMDFRKSQVKRLAKDSNLEIGDVTTVNLTQLRGGVQSNVVPPLLEAVFDIRIAVTVDIAAFEKQIRDWCEEAGGGIELEFEMKNPFVEPTKIDASNVYWVAFKKTLDDLGLKTRVRVFPGATDSRYVRHAGIPALGFSPINKTPLLLHDHDEFLRADTYLHGIEVYKKLIPAVADA from the exons ATGAGCACCAGCCAGTGGGAAAACAACGAGGAGATCAAGATCTTCCGCGAGTACCTTCGCATACCCACAGTGCATCCCAATGTGGACTACA CTGCCTGTACGGAATTTCTTAAACGCCAAGCTGAGAGCCTGGGCCTGCCCGTGGATGTGATCTACCCGGTGAACCAGCAGAATCCCGTGGTGGTGATGAAATGGCTCGGTTCCCAGCCAGAGTTGCCCTCAATTATTCTCAATTCTCACACGGATGTGGTGCCAGTGTTCCCGGAAAAATGGACCCACGACCCCTTCAGCGCAGATCTGGACGCGGAAGGCCGCATCTTTGCCCGCGGCTCCCAGGACATGAAGTGCGTGGGCACTCAGTACCTGGGTGCTGTCCGTGCTCTCAAGGCCCAAGGTTACCAGCCGAAGAGAACTGTCTACCTCACCTACGTCCCCGACGAAGAGGTGGGCGGACACCTGGGCATGCGGGAGCTGGTGAAGAGCGATTACTTTAAGAAGCTCAATGTGGGCTTCAGCTTCGACGAGGGAATCTCCAGCGAAGATGAAAGCTATGCTTTGTACTACGCTGAGAGGACGCTGTGGC ATCTGCGTTTTAAGATCAGCGGCACTGCGGGACACGGTTCCCTGCTTCTGCCCAACACCGCTGGTGAGAAGCTGGACTATGTGGTCCGTAAGCTGATGGACTTCCGCAAATCGCAAGTCAAGCGCCTGGCCAAGGACTCCAATCTAGAGATAGGCGATGTCACCACCGTGAATCTCACCCAGCTGCGAGGCGGAGTCCAGAGCAATGTAGTGCCTCCCCTTCTGGAAGCTGTTTTTGATATTCGCATTGCCGTTACTGTGGATATAGCTGCTTTTGAGAAGCAAATTCGCGACTGGTGCGAGGAGGCAGGCGGCGGCATTGAGCTGGAGTTCGAGATGAAGAATCCCTTTGTGGAGCCCACAAAGATTGATGCTTCGAACGTTTACTGGGTGGCTTTCAAGAAGACATTAGATGATCT TGGCCTTAAGACGCGTGTGCGCGTTTTCCCCGGCGCTACGGACAGTCGTTACGTTCGTCATGCTGGTATTCCAGCTCTAGGCTTTTCACCCATCAACAAGACTCCCCTACTGCTGCACGATCACGATGAATTCCTGCGAGCCGATACCTATTTGCATGGAATCGAGGTCTACAAGAAGCTCATTCCCGCTGTGGCAGATgcctaa
- the Cow gene encoding proteoglycan Cow isoform X2, with amino-acid sequence MKHSPLIASVCLALVLMSSSLIGSSEARKKKYVGETGGDFEFIDEINKNTQNGNKNLGEHKRWIHDPSSDLCRPLNCKKREICLLEDEYSAVCVSKKELHKNRDEIITKAKYLEEEAKRRVNQQDSQDSQDAEDINNDDEDNSSDGSSNGNTNSNPPASVQGNEEADDEDKSLSLGDDDESKEDDVFYENSIAAGDKQQQQQQKQQSQQAPAIQQDDDEELDNCKPCPVAKPTFLCGADNRTYSSLCRLDYHNCIHSTSIRIACKGFCPCKENFDGKRLQRISGYNGNNKYNKKIALDQQQQQQQQQQAYKDSSNNNIMMNSGNIMGGNNNDFNTIMNDKEDNNRHYNHINAQYTFTPEEIKYDNKHYKYLKYTAYKKDNKYQDDKHKMRNYNEVVEKQQQKVNKNNVNGYPSKSPECKPQQLTAIGNRLLDWFSVIMADSKKRRQHSQKSKAHFPPACKTEAKWMFGHLDLNNDGQLSLQEMYDLEHDQNERCIKPFIDTCDLDTDSAINTREWCRCFEKTDRPCAAVRRRIAGDFAGEIGAYAPDCDIQGFYKPTQCHNSVGVCWCVDKHGVEFANTRTRGKPNCESVVNNAASLTSDDEDEGADDDDSAEGSADQMLVF; translated from the exons ATAAACAAAAACACGCAGAATGGCAACAAGAACCTGGGCGAGCACAAGCGTTGGATCCACGATCCGTCGA GTGACCTTTGCCGACCACTGAACTGCAAGAAACGTGAAATTTGCCTCCTGGAGGACGAGTACAGTGCCGTGTGCGTGTCGAAGAAGGAGCTACACAAGAATCG CGATGAGATAATCACCAAGGCCAAGTACTTGGAGGAGGAGGCCAAGCGGCGCGTCAACCAGCAGGATAGCCAGGACAGCCAGGACGCCGAGGATATCAACAACGATGATGAGGACAACAGCAGTGATGGCAGCAGCAAcggcaacaccaacagcaatCCCCCGGCCAGTGTCCAGGGCAATGAGGAGGCCGATGACGAAGATAAGAGCCTCAGCCTGGGCGACGACGACGAGTCCAAGGAGGATGATGTTTTCTACGAGAACAGTATCGCCGCTGGCGataagcagcagcaacagcaacagaagcaGCAATCCCAGCAAGCACCAGCCATTCAGCAGGACGATGACGAGGAGTTGGA CAACTGCAAGCCATGTCCTGTGGCCAAGCCAACGTTCCTGTGCGGTGCTGACAACAGGACCTACTCATCACTATGCAGATTGGATTATCACAATTGCATACATTCGACGTCCATTCGGATTGCCTGCAAAGGATTCTGTCCCTGCAAGG AGAACTTCGATGGCAAGCGGCTGCAGCGCATATCCGGCtacaacggcaacaacaagTACAACAAGAAGATCGCCCTcgaccagcagcagcagcaacaacaacaacagcaggcCTACAaggacagcagcaacaacaacatcatgATGAACAGCGGCAACATTATGGGGGGCAACAACAATGACTTCAACACGATCATGAAT GACAAGGAGGATAACAACCGACACTACAACCACATCAATGCCCAGTACACCTTCACCCCCGAGGAGATCAAGTACGACAACAAGCACTATAAATACCTCAAGTACACGGCCTACAAAAAG GACAACAAGTACCAGGACGATAAGCACAAGATGCGCAACTACAACGAAGTGGTGGAGAAGCAACAGCAGAAGGTTAATAAGAACAACGTAAATG GTTACCCCTCGAAGTCACCAGAGTGCAAGCCCCAGCAGCTTACTGCCATTGGCAATCGACTCCTGGACTGGTTCTCCGTGATCATGGCGGACAGCAAGAAGCGCCGGCAGCACAGCCAGAAGTCGAAGGCACACTTCCCGCCCGCCTGCAAGACGGAGGCCAAGTGGATGTTCGGCCACCTCGACCTGAACAACGACGGGCAACTGTCGCTGCAGGAGATGTACGACCTGGAGCACGACCAGAACGAGCGCTGCATCAAGCCCTTCATCGACACCTGCGACCTGGACACGGACAGTGCGATCAACACCCGGGAGTGGTGTCGCTGCTTCGAGAAGACGGACCGCCCGTGCGCCGCAGTTCGCCGAAGAATCGCCGGCGACTTTGCAGGTGAGATAG GCGCCTACGCACCCGACTGCGACATTCAGGGATTCTACAAACCCACCCAGTGCCACAACTCGGTTGGTGTGTGCTGGTGTGTGGACAAGCATGGAGTCGAGTTCGCCAACACACGCACACGCGGCAAGCCCAACTGCG AGTCCGTGGTCAATAACGCCGCCTCGCTCACATCcgacgacgaggacgagggAGCCGACGACGATGACAGTGCGGAGGGCAGCGCCGATCAGATGCTGGTCTTCTAA
- the Cow gene encoding proteoglycan Cow isoform X1 yields MKHSPLIASVCLALVLMSSSLIGSSEARKKKYVGETGGDFEFIDEINKNTQNGNKNLGEHKRWIHDPSSDLCRPLNCKKREICLLEDEYSAVCVSKKELHKNRDEIITKAKYLEEEAKRRVNQQDSQDSQDAEDINNDDEDNSSDGSSNGNTNSNPPASVQGNEEADDEDKSLSLGDDDESKEDDVFYENSIAAGDKQQQQQQKQQSQQAPAIQQDDDEELDNCKPCPVAKPTFLCGADNRTYSSLCRLDYHNCIHSTSIRIACKGFCPCKENFDGKRLQRISGYNGNNKYNKKIALDQQQQQQQQQQAYKDSSNNNIMMNSGNIMGGNNNDFNTIMNDKEDNNRHYNHINAQYTFTPEEIKYDNKHYKYLKYTAYKKDNKYQDDKHKMRNYNEVVEKQQQKVNKNNVNAGYPSKSPECKPQQLTAIGNRLLDWFSVIMADSKKRRQHSQKSKAHFPPACKTEAKWMFGHLDLNNDGQLSLQEMYDLEHDQNERCIKPFIDTCDLDTDSAINTREWCRCFEKTDRPCAAVRRRIAGDFAGEIGAYAPDCDIQGFYKPTQCHNSVGVCWCVDKHGVEFANTRTRGKPNCESVVNNAASLTSDDEDEGADDDDSAEGSADQMLVF; encoded by the exons ATAAACAAAAACACGCAGAATGGCAACAAGAACCTGGGCGAGCACAAGCGTTGGATCCACGATCCGTCGA GTGACCTTTGCCGACCACTGAACTGCAAGAAACGTGAAATTTGCCTCCTGGAGGACGAGTACAGTGCCGTGTGCGTGTCGAAGAAGGAGCTACACAAGAATCG CGATGAGATAATCACCAAGGCCAAGTACTTGGAGGAGGAGGCCAAGCGGCGCGTCAACCAGCAGGATAGCCAGGACAGCCAGGACGCCGAGGATATCAACAACGATGATGAGGACAACAGCAGTGATGGCAGCAGCAAcggcaacaccaacagcaatCCCCCGGCCAGTGTCCAGGGCAATGAGGAGGCCGATGACGAAGATAAGAGCCTCAGCCTGGGCGACGACGACGAGTCCAAGGAGGATGATGTTTTCTACGAGAACAGTATCGCCGCTGGCGataagcagcagcaacagcaacagaagcaGCAATCCCAGCAAGCACCAGCCATTCAGCAGGACGATGACGAGGAGTTGGA CAACTGCAAGCCATGTCCTGTGGCCAAGCCAACGTTCCTGTGCGGTGCTGACAACAGGACCTACTCATCACTATGCAGATTGGATTATCACAATTGCATACATTCGACGTCCATTCGGATTGCCTGCAAAGGATTCTGTCCCTGCAAGG AGAACTTCGATGGCAAGCGGCTGCAGCGCATATCCGGCtacaacggcaacaacaagTACAACAAGAAGATCGCCCTcgaccagcagcagcagcaacaacaacaacagcaggcCTACAaggacagcagcaacaacaacatcatgATGAACAGCGGCAACATTATGGGGGGCAACAACAATGACTTCAACACGATCATGAAT GACAAGGAGGATAACAACCGACACTACAACCACATCAATGCCCAGTACACCTTCACCCCCGAGGAGATCAAGTACGACAACAAGCACTATAAATACCTCAAGTACACGGCCTACAAAAAG GACAACAAGTACCAGGACGATAAGCACAAGATGCGCAACTACAACGAAGTGGTGGAGAAGCAACAGCAGAAGGTTAATAAGAACAACGTAAATG CAGGTTACCCCTCGAAGTCACCAGAGTGCAAGCCCCAGCAGCTTACTGCCATTGGCAATCGACTCCTGGACTGGTTCTCCGTGATCATGGCGGACAGCAAGAAGCGCCGGCAGCACAGCCAGAAGTCGAAGGCACACTTCCCGCCCGCCTGCAAGACGGAGGCCAAGTGGATGTTCGGCCACCTCGACCTGAACAACGACGGGCAACTGTCGCTGCAGGAGATGTACGACCTGGAGCACGACCAGAACGAGCGCTGCATCAAGCCCTTCATCGACACCTGCGACCTGGACACGGACAGTGCGATCAACACCCGGGAGTGGTGTCGCTGCTTCGAGAAGACGGACCGCCCGTGCGCCGCAGTTCGCCGAAGAATCGCCGGCGACTTTGCAGGTGAGATAG GCGCCTACGCACCCGACTGCGACATTCAGGGATTCTACAAACCCACCCAGTGCCACAACTCGGTTGGTGTGTGCTGGTGTGTGGACAAGCATGGAGTCGAGTTCGCCAACACACGCACACGCGGCAAGCCCAACTGCG AGTCCGTGGTCAATAACGCCGCCTCGCTCACATCcgacgacgaggacgagggAGCCGACGACGATGACAGTGCGGAGGGCAGCGCCGATCAGATGCTGGTCTTCTAA
- the Cow gene encoding proteoglycan Cow isoform X3 — MKHSPLIASVCLALVLMSSSLIGSSEARKKKYVGETGGDFEFIDEINKNTQNGNKNLGEHKRWIHDPSSDLCRPLNCKKREICLLEDEYSAVCVSKKELHKNRDEIITKAKYLEEEAKRRVNQQDSQDSQDAEDINNDDEDNSSDGSSNGNTNSNPPASVQGNEEADDEDKSLSLGDDDESKEDDVFYENSIAAGDKQQQQQQKQQSQQAPAIQQDDDEELDNCKPCPVAKPTFLCGADNRTYSSLCRLDYHNCIHSTSIRIACKGFCPCKENFDGKRLQRISGYNGNNKYNKKIALDQQQQQQQQQQAYKDSSNNNIMMNSGNIMGGNNNDFNTIMNDKEDNNRHYNHINAQYTFTPEEIKYDNKHYKYLKYTAYKKDNKYQDDKHKMRNYNEVVEKQQQKVNKNNVNAGYPSKSPECKPQQLTAIGNRLLDWFSVIMADSKKRRQHSQKSKAHFPPACKTEAKWMFGHLDLNNDGQLSLQEMYDLEHDQNERCIKPFIDTCDLDTDSAINTREWCRCFEKTDRPCAAVRRRIAGDFAGAYAPDCDIQGFYKPTQCHNSVGVCWCVDKHGVEFANTRTRGKPNCESVVNNAASLTSDDEDEGADDDDSAEGSADQMLVF; from the exons ATAAACAAAAACACGCAGAATGGCAACAAGAACCTGGGCGAGCACAAGCGTTGGATCCACGATCCGTCGA GTGACCTTTGCCGACCACTGAACTGCAAGAAACGTGAAATTTGCCTCCTGGAGGACGAGTACAGTGCCGTGTGCGTGTCGAAGAAGGAGCTACACAAGAATCG CGATGAGATAATCACCAAGGCCAAGTACTTGGAGGAGGAGGCCAAGCGGCGCGTCAACCAGCAGGATAGCCAGGACAGCCAGGACGCCGAGGATATCAACAACGATGATGAGGACAACAGCAGTGATGGCAGCAGCAAcggcaacaccaacagcaatCCCCCGGCCAGTGTCCAGGGCAATGAGGAGGCCGATGACGAAGATAAGAGCCTCAGCCTGGGCGACGACGACGAGTCCAAGGAGGATGATGTTTTCTACGAGAACAGTATCGCCGCTGGCGataagcagcagcaacagcaacagaagcaGCAATCCCAGCAAGCACCAGCCATTCAGCAGGACGATGACGAGGAGTTGGA CAACTGCAAGCCATGTCCTGTGGCCAAGCCAACGTTCCTGTGCGGTGCTGACAACAGGACCTACTCATCACTATGCAGATTGGATTATCACAATTGCATACATTCGACGTCCATTCGGATTGCCTGCAAAGGATTCTGTCCCTGCAAGG AGAACTTCGATGGCAAGCGGCTGCAGCGCATATCCGGCtacaacggcaacaacaagTACAACAAGAAGATCGCCCTcgaccagcagcagcagcaacaacaacaacagcaggcCTACAaggacagcagcaacaacaacatcatgATGAACAGCGGCAACATTATGGGGGGCAACAACAATGACTTCAACACGATCATGAAT GACAAGGAGGATAACAACCGACACTACAACCACATCAATGCCCAGTACACCTTCACCCCCGAGGAGATCAAGTACGACAACAAGCACTATAAATACCTCAAGTACACGGCCTACAAAAAG GACAACAAGTACCAGGACGATAAGCACAAGATGCGCAACTACAACGAAGTGGTGGAGAAGCAACAGCAGAAGGTTAATAAGAACAACGTAAATG CAGGTTACCCCTCGAAGTCACCAGAGTGCAAGCCCCAGCAGCTTACTGCCATTGGCAATCGACTCCTGGACTGGTTCTCCGTGATCATGGCGGACAGCAAGAAGCGCCGGCAGCACAGCCAGAAGTCGAAGGCACACTTCCCGCCCGCCTGCAAGACGGAGGCCAAGTGGATGTTCGGCCACCTCGACCTGAACAACGACGGGCAACTGTCGCTGCAGGAGATGTACGACCTGGAGCACGACCAGAACGAGCGCTGCATCAAGCCCTTCATCGACACCTGCGACCTGGACACGGACAGTGCGATCAACACCCGGGAGTGGTGTCGCTGCTTCGAGAAGACGGACCGCCCGTGCGCCGCAGTTCGCCGAAGAATCGCCGGCGACTTTGCAG GCGCCTACGCACCCGACTGCGACATTCAGGGATTCTACAAACCCACCCAGTGCCACAACTCGGTTGGTGTGTGCTGGTGTGTGGACAAGCATGGAGTCGAGTTCGCCAACACACGCACACGCGGCAAGCCCAACTGCG AGTCCGTGGTCAATAACGCCGCCTCGCTCACATCcgacgacgaggacgagggAGCCGACGACGATGACAGTGCGGAGGGCAGCGCCGATCAGATGCTGGTCTTCTAA
- the Cow gene encoding proteoglycan Cow isoform X4, which produces MKHSPLIASVCLALVLMSSSLIGSSEARKKKYVGETGGDFEFIDEINKNTQNGNKNLGEHKRWIHDPSSDLCRPLNCKKREICLLEDEYSAVCVSKKELHKNRDEIITKAKYLEEEAKRRVNQQDSQDSQDAEDINNDDEDNSSDGSSNGNTNSNPPASVQGNEEADDEDKSLSLGDDDESKEDDVFYENSIAAGDKQQQQQQKQQSQQAPAIQQDDDEELDNCKPCPVAKPTFLCGADNRTYSSLCRLDYHNCIHSTSIRIACKGFCPCKENFDGKRLQRISGYNGNNKYNKKIALDQQQQQQQQQQAYKDSSNNNIMMNSGNIMGGNNNDFNTIMNDKEDNNRHYNHINAQYTFTPEEIKYDNKHYKYLKYTAYKKDNKYQDDKHKMRNYNEVVEKQQQKVNKNNVNGYPSKSPECKPQQLTAIGNRLLDWFSVIMADSKKRRQHSQKSKAHFPPACKTEAKWMFGHLDLNNDGQLSLQEMYDLEHDQNERCIKPFIDTCDLDTDSAINTREWCRCFEKTDRPCAAVRRRIAGDFAGAYAPDCDIQGFYKPTQCHNSVGVCWCVDKHGVEFANTRTRGKPNCESVVNNAASLTSDDEDEGADDDDSAEGSADQMLVF; this is translated from the exons ATAAACAAAAACACGCAGAATGGCAACAAGAACCTGGGCGAGCACAAGCGTTGGATCCACGATCCGTCGA GTGACCTTTGCCGACCACTGAACTGCAAGAAACGTGAAATTTGCCTCCTGGAGGACGAGTACAGTGCCGTGTGCGTGTCGAAGAAGGAGCTACACAAGAATCG CGATGAGATAATCACCAAGGCCAAGTACTTGGAGGAGGAGGCCAAGCGGCGCGTCAACCAGCAGGATAGCCAGGACAGCCAGGACGCCGAGGATATCAACAACGATGATGAGGACAACAGCAGTGATGGCAGCAGCAAcggcaacaccaacagcaatCCCCCGGCCAGTGTCCAGGGCAATGAGGAGGCCGATGACGAAGATAAGAGCCTCAGCCTGGGCGACGACGACGAGTCCAAGGAGGATGATGTTTTCTACGAGAACAGTATCGCCGCTGGCGataagcagcagcaacagcaacagaagcaGCAATCCCAGCAAGCACCAGCCATTCAGCAGGACGATGACGAGGAGTTGGA CAACTGCAAGCCATGTCCTGTGGCCAAGCCAACGTTCCTGTGCGGTGCTGACAACAGGACCTACTCATCACTATGCAGATTGGATTATCACAATTGCATACATTCGACGTCCATTCGGATTGCCTGCAAAGGATTCTGTCCCTGCAAGG AGAACTTCGATGGCAAGCGGCTGCAGCGCATATCCGGCtacaacggcaacaacaagTACAACAAGAAGATCGCCCTcgaccagcagcagcagcaacaacaacaacagcaggcCTACAaggacagcagcaacaacaacatcatgATGAACAGCGGCAACATTATGGGGGGCAACAACAATGACTTCAACACGATCATGAAT GACAAGGAGGATAACAACCGACACTACAACCACATCAATGCCCAGTACACCTTCACCCCCGAGGAGATCAAGTACGACAACAAGCACTATAAATACCTCAAGTACACGGCCTACAAAAAG GACAACAAGTACCAGGACGATAAGCACAAGATGCGCAACTACAACGAAGTGGTGGAGAAGCAACAGCAGAAGGTTAATAAGAACAACGTAAATG GTTACCCCTCGAAGTCACCAGAGTGCAAGCCCCAGCAGCTTACTGCCATTGGCAATCGACTCCTGGACTGGTTCTCCGTGATCATGGCGGACAGCAAGAAGCGCCGGCAGCACAGCCAGAAGTCGAAGGCACACTTCCCGCCCGCCTGCAAGACGGAGGCCAAGTGGATGTTCGGCCACCTCGACCTGAACAACGACGGGCAACTGTCGCTGCAGGAGATGTACGACCTGGAGCACGACCAGAACGAGCGCTGCATCAAGCCCTTCATCGACACCTGCGACCTGGACACGGACAGTGCGATCAACACCCGGGAGTGGTGTCGCTGCTTCGAGAAGACGGACCGCCCGTGCGCCGCAGTTCGCCGAAGAATCGCCGGCGACTTTGCAG GCGCCTACGCACCCGACTGCGACATTCAGGGATTCTACAAACCCACCCAGTGCCACAACTCGGTTGGTGTGTGCTGGTGTGTGGACAAGCATGGAGTCGAGTTCGCCAACACACGCACACGCGGCAAGCCCAACTGCG AGTCCGTGGTCAATAACGCCGCCTCGCTCACATCcgacgacgaggacgagggAGCCGACGACGATGACAGTGCGGAGGGCAGCGCCGATCAGATGCTGGTCTTCTAA